In Mycobacterium sp. Aquia_216, a genomic segment contains:
- a CDS encoding ethanolamine ammonia-lyase subunit EutB gives MRYRQTISGTTHSFAGLVDVMAKASPLRSGDQLAGCAAGSDAERAAAAWVLADIPLATFLNDVVVPYETDEVTRLIIDSHDREAFRPIAHLTVGGFRDWLLEAASRDDSAGRIAAIAPGLIPEMVAAVSKIMRNQDLILVAAAATATAAFRTTIGLPGTLATRLQPNHPTDDPRGIAAAVLDGLLMGCGDAVIGINPATDSPHATSDLLHLLDDIRQRFAIPVQSCVLCHVTTTMELIDRGAPVDLVFQSIAGTEGANAGFGTSIAMLTEANEAARSLHRGTAGDNVMYLETGQGSALSAGAHLGVGNKPVDQQTLEARAYAVARALQPLLIDTVVGFIGPEYLYDGKQIIRAGLEDNFCGKVLGLPMGVDVCYTNHAEADQDDMDTLLTLLGAAGTAFVIAVPGADDIMLGYQSLSFHDALYVRKALGLRPAPEFEAWLAGLGMVDADGRILPVDLATSPLRALAAG, from the coding sequence ATGCGCTATCGGCAAACCATTTCGGGGACCACGCATTCCTTTGCGGGGCTGGTCGACGTGATGGCGAAGGCAAGTCCGTTGCGCTCCGGTGACCAGCTGGCCGGTTGCGCGGCCGGATCGGACGCCGAGCGGGCCGCCGCGGCGTGGGTGCTCGCCGACATACCCCTGGCGACGTTCCTCAACGACGTCGTCGTGCCGTATGAGACCGACGAGGTCACCCGGCTCATCATCGACAGCCACGACCGCGAGGCATTCCGCCCGATCGCACACTTGACCGTGGGGGGTTTCCGCGACTGGCTGCTGGAGGCGGCATCCCGAGACGACAGTGCGGGGCGCATCGCCGCCATCGCCCCTGGGCTCATCCCGGAAATGGTTGCGGCGGTGTCGAAGATCATGCGCAACCAGGACCTGATCCTGGTGGCCGCCGCCGCGACGGCCACCGCCGCTTTTCGAACCACGATCGGATTGCCGGGCACGCTCGCCACCCGCCTGCAGCCCAACCACCCCACCGATGACCCCCGCGGGATAGCCGCGGCGGTGCTCGACGGCCTGCTGATGGGCTGCGGTGACGCGGTGATCGGCATCAACCCCGCGACCGATTCGCCGCACGCGACGTCGGACCTGTTGCACCTGCTCGACGACATTCGCCAGCGGTTCGCGATTCCTGTGCAGTCGTGCGTGCTGTGCCATGTCACGACGACGATGGAACTGATCGACCGGGGCGCGCCCGTCGACTTGGTTTTCCAGTCGATCGCGGGCACCGAGGGCGCCAATGCCGGCTTCGGCACCTCCATCGCGATGTTGACGGAGGCCAATGAGGCCGCCCGGTCGCTGCACCGCGGCACCGCCGGCGACAACGTCATGTATCTGGAGACGGGTCAGGGTTCGGCGCTGTCGGCCGGGGCTCACCTCGGCGTGGGAAACAAACCGGTCGACCAGCAGACGCTGGAGGCGCGGGCCTACGCGGTGGCTCGGGCGCTGCAGCCGCTGTTGATCGACACCGTGGTCGGGTTCATCGGACCGGAGTACCTCTACGACGGCAAGCAGATCATCCGCGCCGGGCTGGAAGACAACTTCTGCGGGAAGGTGCTGGGCCTGCCGATGGGCGTCGACGTCTGCTACACGAACCACGCCGAAGCCGACCAGGACGATATGGACACGCTGCTGACCCTGCTGGGCGCGGCGGGTACCGCGTTCGTCATCGCCGTTCCCGGCGCCGACGACATCATGCTCGGGTACCAGAGTCTGTCGTTTCACGACGCGTTGTACGTGCGAAAAGCGTTGGGACTGCGGCCCGCACCCGAATTCGAAGCCTGGTTGGCCGGCCTCGGTATGGTCGACGCCGACGGCCGGATCCTTCCCGTCGACCTCGCGACGTCTCCACTGCGCGCGCTGGCGGCCGGTTGA
- a CDS encoding glycoside hydrolase family 76 protein, with translation MDQLWANRAASAEAAVAQRHLKRLWGLPGTQLGVVAWPATRRDRLFGTWHYWWQAHLLDCLVDAQLRDPQPHRHTQINRQVRSHRLRNNFRWTNSYYDDMAWLALALERAARIAGVERSRALPTLADQFLKAWVPEDGGGIPWRKQDQFFNAPGNGPAGIFLARYGDHLKRAGQMGDWIDRTLIDPETHLVFDGIKAGSLVRAQYTYCQGVVLGLETELAKRTGAEVRARHGQRVHRLVAAVHEHMAPSGVLKGSGGGDGGLFAGITARYLALVVTDLPGESADDAVARDTARTIVLSSAKSAWDYRQTVDGLPLFGSFWDRDAELPTIGGAQAQFVAGAVNASATPERDLSVQLSGWMLMEAACNVTAVTAGNDAERPGQ, from the coding sequence ATGGATCAGCTATGGGCCAACCGGGCTGCCAGCGCCGAAGCGGCTGTCGCGCAACGCCACCTGAAACGGCTGTGGGGGTTGCCGGGGACCCAGCTGGGAGTGGTGGCCTGGCCGGCGACGCGGCGGGACCGGCTGTTCGGCACCTGGCACTACTGGTGGCAGGCGCATCTGCTCGATTGTCTTGTCGATGCGCAGCTGCGCGACCCGCAGCCGCACCGGCACACCCAGATCAACCGGCAGGTCCGCTCGCACCGACTGCGCAACAACTTTCGCTGGACCAACAGCTATTACGACGACATGGCGTGGCTGGCGCTGGCGCTGGAACGCGCCGCCCGGATAGCCGGCGTCGAGCGCAGCCGCGCCCTGCCCACGCTTGCCGACCAGTTCCTCAAGGCGTGGGTGCCCGAAGACGGCGGCGGCATTCCGTGGCGCAAGCAAGACCAGTTCTTCAACGCCCCGGGCAACGGGCCGGCCGGAATCTTTCTGGCCCGGTATGGAGACCACCTCAAACGCGCCGGGCAGATGGGCGACTGGATTGACCGCACCCTGATCGACCCCGAAACGCATTTGGTGTTCGACGGCATCAAGGCCGGCTCGCTGGTCCGCGCGCAGTACACCTACTGCCAGGGCGTCGTGCTCGGGCTGGAAACCGAGTTGGCCAAGCGCACCGGCGCCGAGGTCAGGGCCAGACATGGCCAGCGGGTACACCGGCTGGTCGCCGCCGTGCATGAACACATGGCGCCGTCGGGGGTGCTAAAGGGTTCCGGTGGCGGCGACGGCGGACTCTTCGCCGGCATCACCGCCCGCTACCTCGCGCTGGTCGTCACCGACCTGCCCGGTGAGTCCGCCGACGATGCGGTGGCCCGTGACACCGCGCGCACGATCGTGCTGTCCAGCGCGAAATCGGCCTGGGACTACCGGCAGACAGTGGACGGGCTGCCGCTGTTCGGGTCGTTTTGGGACCGCGACGCCGAGCTGCCGACGATCGGTGGCGCACAGGCGCAGTTCGTCGCGGGCGCGGTGAACGCTTCTGCGACTCCCGAGCGGGACCTGTCGGTGCAGCTGTCGGGGTGGATGCTGATGGAGGCCGCATGTAACGTCACCGCCGTGACAGCAGGCAACGACGCCGAACGGCCCGGCCAATGA
- a CDS encoding acetoacetate--CoA ligase — MTEPGGWIPDEATLEAANLTRFSAWLNETGRGHFDDYQQLWSKSVTDIEWFWDAIFKFFDVQADTPPLAVLGNRSMPGAEWFPGATLNYATEVFRHATDERPAMIVVGEDGTCEWSWARLQRETAAFAAYLRGLGVQSGDSVVGFLPNVGEAVVAALATASIGAYWAVCNQDLAVDGVIARLGQVNPAVLVATDGSVFGGKRIDRRDELAAIRQAMPTLRATVLVPRLGLDVPSDDQLVPWAAAVAEEAPLEITPVPFAHPLWVMFSSGTTGKPKGIVHCHGGVVLEHLKYLSLQLDLHPGDRFLWYSSTSWMMWNFLVSGLLVESTIVLYDGSPTHLGTDGLWRVAAENNVTMLGAGAGYLLACAKKELTPGKSYPLDNLRAVGSTGSPLPASAFAWVQEGLGRKVPVVSLSGGTDVCTAFIGGSPTVPVVPGELSCICLGAAIESWTGPGQPVIGEEGELVLTQPMPSMPVFFWNDPDGSRYRAAYFEKYPGVWCHGDWITISDRGSVVVHGRSDATLNRLGVRMGSAEIYGAVEGIPEVRDCLVVGVEQSDGGYWMPLFVDLEGGVELDEELRSRIVAEIRRHASPRHVPDDILVVAGIPRTLTGKRLEIPIKRILLGTDPADAVQQSSVDRPELFDGFVQYRRTQVS; from the coding sequence ATGACCGAACCGGGTGGCTGGATTCCCGACGAGGCGACCCTCGAGGCCGCCAACCTCACCCGCTTTTCGGCCTGGCTCAACGAGACCGGGCGCGGTCATTTTGATGACTACCAACAACTCTGGTCGAAGTCGGTCACCGACATCGAATGGTTCTGGGACGCGATTTTCAAGTTCTTCGACGTCCAGGCCGACACCCCACCGCTGGCCGTACTGGGCAACCGTTCCATGCCCGGCGCCGAGTGGTTCCCCGGCGCGACGCTGAATTACGCCACCGAGGTGTTCCGGCACGCCACCGACGAGCGGCCCGCGATGATCGTCGTCGGCGAGGACGGCACCTGCGAGTGGTCCTGGGCGCGGCTGCAGCGCGAGACCGCGGCGTTCGCGGCGTACCTGCGCGGCCTGGGCGTCCAGTCCGGCGACAGCGTTGTCGGATTCCTGCCCAATGTCGGCGAGGCCGTCGTCGCGGCGCTGGCCACGGCCAGCATCGGCGCGTACTGGGCGGTGTGCAACCAGGACCTCGCGGTCGACGGCGTGATCGCCCGGCTGGGTCAGGTGAATCCGGCCGTATTGGTGGCCACCGACGGCTCGGTGTTCGGCGGCAAGCGGATTGATCGCCGCGACGAACTGGCCGCGATTCGGCAGGCGATGCCGACGCTGCGGGCCACGGTCCTGGTGCCGCGGCTCGGACTCGACGTGCCCAGCGACGACCAACTGGTGCCGTGGGCGGCGGCGGTCGCCGAAGAGGCTCCCCTCGAGATCACGCCGGTGCCGTTCGCGCATCCGCTGTGGGTGATGTTCTCGTCCGGCACCACCGGCAAGCCGAAGGGCATCGTGCACTGTCACGGCGGCGTAGTGCTCGAGCACCTGAAATACCTGAGCCTGCAACTGGATCTGCACCCCGGCGACCGCTTCCTGTGGTACTCGTCCACCAGCTGGATGATGTGGAACTTCTTGGTGTCCGGGCTGCTGGTCGAGTCAACCATCGTGCTTTACGACGGCAGCCCAACACATTTGGGCACCGACGGCCTCTGGCGCGTCGCGGCGGAAAACAACGTCACGATGCTGGGCGCGGGCGCGGGCTACCTGCTGGCCTGCGCGAAAAAGGAACTCACGCCCGGCAAGTCGTACCCGCTCGACAACTTGCGCGCGGTGGGTTCCACCGGCTCGCCGTTGCCGGCCTCCGCGTTCGCGTGGGTGCAGGAAGGGCTGGGCCGCAAAGTTCCGGTGGTATCGCTGTCCGGTGGCACCGACGTGTGCACCGCGTTCATCGGCGGAAGTCCGACGGTGCCGGTGGTGCCCGGCGAGCTGTCCTGCATCTGCCTCGGCGCGGCCATCGAATCCTGGACGGGCCCTGGGCAACCCGTGATCGGCGAAGAAGGCGAACTGGTGCTGACCCAGCCGATGCCCTCGATGCCGGTGTTCTTCTGGAACGACCCCGACGGCAGCCGCTACCGCGCCGCTTACTTCGAGAAGTACCCGGGGGTGTGGTGTCACGGCGACTGGATCACCATCAGCGATCGGGGATCGGTTGTGGTGCATGGCCGTTCGGATGCCACCCTGAACCGGCTAGGGGTTCGGATGGGCAGCGCGGAGATTTACGGCGCGGTGGAAGGTATCCCGGAGGTGCGCGACTGCCTGGTCGTCGGCGTCGAGCAGAGCGACGGCGGCTACTGGATGCCGCTGTTTGTTGACCTCGAAGGGGGGGTGGAGCTCGACGAGGAGCTGCGTTCGCGGATCGTGGCGGAGATCCGCCGCCACGCCTCACCGCGTCATGTGCCCGACGACATCCTGGTGGTTGCGGGGATTCCGCGAACGCTGACCGGTAAGCGGCTGGAGATCCCGATCAAGCGGATCCTGCTCGGTACCGACCCGGCCGATGCCGTGCAGCAGAGTTCGGTGGACAGGCCCGAGCTGTTCGACGGCTTCGTTCAGTACCGCAGAACTCAGGTGTCCTGA
- a CDS encoding DedA family protein: MSTAVTALPDIVDPMFWIGPQGLFASAVLPTILVIVFVETGLLFPLLPGESLLFTGGLLAAHGTLNIWVLAPSVALVAILGDQTGYFIGRRIGPALFKKEDSRFFKQHYVTESHAFFEKYGPAAIILARFMPFVRTFTPVVAGVSYMRYPVFLGFDIVGGVLWGSGVTVAGYFLGNVPFVHQNLEKIILAILFVSLLPALIAATRSYLARRRNQVDQDT, encoded by the coding sequence ATGAGCACCGCCGTGACGGCCCTGCCCGACATCGTCGACCCGATGTTCTGGATCGGACCCCAGGGCCTGTTCGCCTCCGCGGTGCTGCCGACCATCCTGGTCATCGTCTTCGTCGAGACCGGCCTGCTGTTTCCGCTGCTACCTGGCGAGTCGCTGCTGTTCACGGGCGGATTGCTGGCCGCCCATGGAACGCTCAATATCTGGGTGCTGGCCCCGTCCGTCGCGCTGGTCGCGATCCTCGGCGATCAGACCGGGTATTTCATCGGTCGACGGATCGGCCCGGCGCTGTTCAAGAAGGAAGATTCCCGGTTCTTCAAGCAGCACTATGTGACCGAGTCGCACGCCTTCTTCGAGAAGTACGGGCCCGCGGCGATCATCCTGGCCCGCTTCATGCCGTTCGTGCGGACGTTCACGCCGGTCGTCGCCGGGGTGTCCTACATGCGCTATCCGGTGTTCCTGGGATTCGACATCGTCGGCGGCGTGCTCTGGGGCAGCGGTGTGACGGTGGCCGGCTACTTCCTGGGCAACGTGCCGTTCGTCCACCAGAATCTGGAAAAGATCATTCTGGCCATCCTGTTCGTCTCGCTATTGCCGGCGCTGATCGCCGCCACGCGGAGTTACCTGGCGCGACGGCGCAACCAGGTCGATCAGGACACCTGA
- the fbaA gene encoding class II fructose-bisphosphate aldolase, with translation MPIATPEVYAEMLGRAKENAYAFPAINCTSSETVNAAIKGFADAGSDGIIQFSTGGAEFASGLGVKDMVSGAVALAKFTRSIAAKYPINVALHTDHCPKDKLDTYVRPLLAISAERVAAGKNPLFQSHMWDGSAVPIDENLAIAKELLKDAAAAKIILEVEIGVVGGEEDGVEGAIDDKLYTTPEDFEKTIDALGHGEHGKYLLAATFGNVHGVYKPGNVKLRPDILDEGQKVAVAKLGLSEGSKPFDFVFHGGSGSLKSEIEEALRYGVVKMNVDTDTQYAFTRPLAAHMFTNYDGVLKVDGEVGNKKVYDPRSYLKKAEASMTERVVEACNDLHCAGKSVGV, from the coding sequence ATGCCCATCGCCACCCCCGAGGTCTACGCCGAGATGCTGGGACGCGCCAAGGAGAATGCGTACGCCTTCCCGGCCATCAACTGCACCTCTTCGGAGACCGTCAACGCCGCCATCAAGGGTTTCGCCGACGCCGGCAGCGACGGCATCATCCAGTTCTCCACCGGTGGTGCGGAGTTCGCCTCCGGCCTCGGCGTCAAGGACATGGTCAGCGGCGCGGTCGCCTTGGCCAAGTTCACCCGCAGCATCGCGGCCAAGTACCCGATCAACGTCGCGTTGCACACCGACCACTGCCCCAAGGACAAGCTGGACACCTACGTGCGCCCGCTGCTGGCGATCTCGGCGGAGCGGGTGGCCGCGGGCAAGAACCCGCTGTTCCAGTCGCACATGTGGGACGGCTCGGCGGTGCCGATCGACGAGAACCTCGCGATCGCCAAGGAGCTGCTCAAGGACGCCGCGGCGGCGAAGATCATCCTCGAGGTCGAGATCGGCGTGGTCGGTGGCGAGGAGGACGGCGTCGAGGGCGCGATCGACGACAAGTTGTACACCACCCCGGAAGACTTCGAGAAGACCATCGACGCGCTGGGCCACGGCGAGCACGGCAAGTACCTGCTGGCCGCGACCTTCGGCAACGTGCACGGCGTCTACAAGCCCGGCAACGTGAAGCTGCGTCCCGACATCCTCGACGAGGGTCAGAAGGTCGCGGTCGCCAAGCTCGGACTGTCCGAGGGTTCCAAGCCGTTCGATTTCGTCTTCCACGGCGGCTCGGGCTCGCTGAAGTCGGAGATCGAGGAGGCGCTGCGCTACGGCGTGGTGAAGATGAACGTCGACACCGACACCCAGTACGCGTTCACCCGCCCGCTCGCCGCCCACATGTTCACCAACTACGACGGCGTGCTCAAGGTCGACGGCGAGGTGGGCAACAAGAAGGTCTACGACCCGCGCAGCTACCTCAAGAAGGCCGAGGCCAGCATGACCGAGCGCGTCGTGGAGGCCTGCAACGACCTGCACTGCGCCGGAAAGTCAGTCGGCGTCTAG
- a CDS encoding Rv0361 family membrane protein produces MPNPSEPDREHGVEPAGGAESEQVDEATEAYPLVPPDPETETVVINPDPNNQLEGDPAAQQLERRFTAPGFDAKETAIIATTPEPATEVFSTVPGRPGSPGPLGQPPLSPKAAAPQSIPGRDGNKPRSVSRNFNWGWVLAITVIVLALAAIAILGTVLLTRGKHSHVSQEDLVRQSIHSFDTAVQRGDLTQLRSITCGTTRDGYVDYDEHSWSETYQRVSAAKQFPVIASIDQIVVNGQHAEANITTFMAYDPQVRSTRSLDLQFRDDQWKICQSPSG; encoded by the coding sequence ATGCCCAACCCATCGGAGCCCGACCGCGAACACGGGGTCGAGCCTGCTGGCGGCGCGGAATCGGAGCAGGTCGATGAGGCCACCGAGGCCTACCCGCTGGTCCCTCCCGACCCCGAGACCGAAACCGTGGTGATCAATCCCGATCCGAACAACCAGCTCGAGGGCGACCCGGCAGCGCAGCAGCTCGAACGTCGCTTCACCGCGCCCGGCTTCGACGCGAAAGAAACGGCGATCATCGCCACCACTCCGGAGCCCGCGACAGAAGTGTTCTCGACGGTACCGGGGCGGCCCGGCTCGCCCGGCCCGCTTGGGCAGCCGCCGTTGTCTCCGAAAGCCGCTGCGCCGCAATCTATCCCGGGCCGCGACGGGAACAAGCCACGGTCGGTGTCCAGGAACTTCAACTGGGGCTGGGTGCTGGCGATCACCGTGATCGTGTTGGCACTGGCGGCGATCGCAATCCTGGGGACCGTGCTGCTGACCCGCGGAAAGCACTCCCACGTCTCGCAGGAAGACCTCGTGCGCCAGTCCATCCACTCCTTCGACACCGCCGTGCAGCGCGGCGACCTGACCCAGCTGCGCAGCATCACCTGCGGCACCACCCGCGACGGCTACGTCGATTACGACGAGCACTCCTGGAGTGAGACCTACCAACGGGTTTCGGCGGCCAAGCAGTTTCCGGTGATCGCCAGCATCGACCAGATCGTCGTCAACGGCCAGCACGCCGAGGCCAACATCACCACGTTCATGGCCTACGACCCGCAGGTCCGCTCGACGCGCAGCCTCGACCTGCAGTTCCGCGACGATCAGTGGAAGATCTGCCAATCCCCGAGCGGCTAG
- a CDS encoding DUF3151 domain-containing protein produces the protein MTPMGDLLGPEPILLPGDSEAEAELLADENPGIVAAAHPSASVAWAALAEEALAEDRAITAYAYARTGYHRGLDQLRRNGWKGFGPVPYAHEPNRGFLRCVAALAKAADAIGEIDEVNRCLDLLDDCDPAARNELGL, from the coding sequence ATGACACCGATGGGCGATCTCTTGGGACCCGAGCCGATCCTGCTGCCCGGCGACAGCGAAGCCGAAGCCGAACTGCTCGCCGACGAGAATCCGGGCATCGTCGCCGCGGCTCATCCGTCGGCGTCGGTGGCCTGGGCGGCCCTCGCCGAGGAGGCACTGGCCGAGGACCGGGCCATCACGGCGTATGCGTACGCCCGCACCGGCTACCACCGCGGCCTGGACCAGTTGCGCCGCAACGGCTGGAAGGGCTTCGGGCCGGTGCCCTACGCGCACGAGCCCAACCGCGGCTTCCTGCGCTGTGTGGCGGCGCTGGCCAAGGCCGCCGACGCGATCGGTGAGATCGACGAGGTGAACCGCTGCCTGGATCTGCTCGACGACTGCGACCCGGCGGCCCGCAACGAGCTGGGGCTCTAG
- a CDS encoding cation diffusion facilitator family transporter: MGAGHSHTPAEADASRMIPRMIMAAGILATFFVIELTTSLLINSLALLADAGHMLTDVVAVFMGLAAVMLAKRGSTSPDRTYGWHRAEVFTAVANAVLLVGVALFILYEAIERLGTGASIPGVPMIVVALAGLVANFVVAILLRSQSEGSLAVKGAYMEVIADTVGSLGVLIAGIVTVTTHWPYADVVVAILVALWVLPRAFALARAALRILSESSPAHIDVEELRSALGAVDGVTDVHDLHVWTLSPGKDMCTVHLTSAGDSTRVLSDAREVLHDRGLEHATVQIENPDRDNECSESSF; this comes from the coding sequence ATGGGCGCCGGACACAGTCACACCCCCGCCGAGGCCGACGCGTCTCGGATGATCCCCCGCATGATCATGGCCGCCGGGATTCTGGCGACGTTCTTCGTCATCGAGCTCACCACGTCGCTGCTGATCAATTCCCTTGCACTGCTGGCCGATGCCGGGCACATGCTGACCGACGTCGTCGCGGTGTTCATGGGACTGGCCGCCGTGATGCTGGCCAAGCGCGGCAGCACGTCGCCGGACCGCACCTACGGCTGGCACCGCGCCGAGGTCTTCACCGCGGTGGCAAACGCCGTGTTGCTGGTCGGGGTGGCGCTGTTCATCCTCTACGAGGCGATCGAACGGCTCGGCACGGGAGCGTCGATCCCCGGCGTGCCGATGATCGTGGTCGCGCTGGCCGGGTTGGTCGCGAACTTCGTAGTGGCGATCCTGCTGCGGTCACAGTCCGAGGGCAGCCTGGCGGTCAAGGGTGCCTATATGGAGGTCATCGCCGACACTGTCGGCAGCCTGGGCGTGCTGATCGCCGGCATCGTGACCGTCACCACGCACTGGCCCTACGCCGACGTCGTGGTCGCCATCTTGGTGGCCCTCTGGGTGCTGCCCCGGGCGTTCGCTCTGGCGCGTGCGGCACTGCGGATCCTGTCCGAGTCGTCGCCGGCCCACATCGACGTCGAGGAGTTGCGTTCGGCGCTGGGCGCCGTTGACGGCGTCACCGACGTGCACGACCTGCACGTGTGGACGCTGTCGCCGGGCAAGGACATGTGCACAGTGCACCTGACCAGCGCCGGCGACTCCACCCGCGTGCTGAGCGATGCGCGCGAGGTCCTGCACGACCGCGGGCTCGAGCACGCCACCGTGCAGATCGAGAATCCCGACCGCGACAACGAATGCTCAGAGAGCAGCTTCTAG
- a CDS encoding site-2 protease family protein, whose translation MDSHGHASVRPSPIFLALVGLTAVGGVLAWLAGTTVRPISYAGVFIFVIAGWLVSLCLHEFGHAATAWRFGDHDEAVRGYLTLDPRRYAHPGLSLLLPMVFIALGGIGLPGAAVYVRTWFMTPTRRTLVSLAGPAANLLLAVLLLTLTRLLFDSEHWVLWAGVAFLGFLQIMAVVLNLLPIPGLDGYDALEPHLSPETQRAVAPAKQYGVFILLFLLLAPAVNQWLFAIVDWFFDFSGVPHLLASAGNSLTRFWSRWF comes from the coding sequence GTGGACTCACACGGGCACGCATCGGTGCGGCCCAGCCCGATCTTTCTGGCACTGGTCGGATTGACGGCCGTCGGAGGCGTGCTGGCCTGGCTGGCCGGCACGACCGTCCGGCCGATTTCGTACGCCGGGGTCTTCATCTTCGTGATCGCCGGCTGGTTGGTGTCGTTGTGCCTGCACGAATTCGGGCACGCGGCGACCGCGTGGCGATTCGGCGACCACGACGAGGCCGTGCGCGGCTACCTGACCCTGGATCCGCGGCGCTATGCCCACCCCGGGCTGTCACTGCTGCTGCCGATGGTTTTCATCGCGCTGGGTGGGATCGGCCTGCCCGGGGCCGCGGTGTACGTGCGCACCTGGTTCATGACGCCGACCCGCCGCACCCTGGTCAGCCTGGCCGGCCCGGCGGCCAACCTGTTGCTGGCGGTGCTGCTGCTGACGCTGACCCGGCTGCTGTTCGACTCGGAGCACTGGGTGCTCTGGGCCGGTGTGGCGTTTCTGGGTTTCCTGCAGATCATGGCGGTGGTGCTGAATCTGCTGCCCATCCCCGGCCTGGACGGCTACGACGCCCTGGAACCGCATCTGAGCCCCGAGACACAGCGCGCCGTGGCGCCCGCCAAGCAGTACGGCGTGTTCATTCTGCTGTTTCTGCTGTTAGCTCCCGCGGTCAACCAGTGGCTGTTCGCGATCGTGGACTGGTTCTTCGACTTCTCCGGGGTGCCGCACCTGCTGGCCAGCGCCGGCAATTCGCTGACCCGCTTCTGGAGCCGCTGGTTCTAA
- a CDS encoding peptidase M50 translates to MNIAADTVGVAVLCFAARRVPAPLDGLPTHHAESAADVAAIDAAIGPYRRLVILGVDAELAAVLSRLLRAERLDIEVAYAPPRRTRATRIYRSPAGRRAARRARRGTPRRVTLVRDETGAVIVGRAGWLPPEGRQRIHGEAVVDDTQLFDGDVTGAYIEPTLAMPGLRASVHGTWRRWVAGRAVQLGSTGVKVIRDGVAAPRPARRSTFYRHVEGWLLVR, encoded by the coding sequence ATGAATATCGCCGCGGACACGGTCGGCGTGGCGGTGTTGTGCTTCGCGGCGCGGCGAGTGCCTGCTCCGCTCGACGGCCTGCCGACCCATCACGCCGAGAGCGCGGCCGACGTCGCCGCCATCGACGCCGCGATCGGGCCCTACCGACGACTGGTCATCCTCGGCGTCGACGCCGAGCTGGCCGCCGTGCTGAGCAGGCTGCTGCGCGCCGAACGACTCGACATCGAAGTGGCCTACGCCCCGCCCCGCCGCACCCGCGCCACGCGTATCTACCGCTCACCGGCGGGCCGGCGAGCGGCCCGGCGGGCCCGGCGCGGCACGCCCCGGCGAGTCACTCTGGTGCGCGACGAGACCGGCGCGGTGATCGTGGGCCGGGCCGGCTGGCTGCCTCCCGAGGGCCGGCAGCGGATTCACGGCGAGGCCGTCGTCGATGACACACAGCTGTTCGACGGCGACGTCACCGGCGCGTACATCGAGCCGACACTGGCCATGCCGGGCCTGCGAGCCTCGGTGCACGGAACCTGGCGCCGGTGGGTCGCCGGCCGCGCCGTCCAGCTGGGCAGCACCGGCGTCAAGGTGATCCGGGACGGTGTCGCCGCGCCCCGCCCGGCCCGGCGATCGACGTTCTACCGCCACGTCGAAGGCTGGCTGCTGGTCCGGTAG